A section of the Sander vitreus isolate 19-12246 chromosome 19, sanVit1, whole genome shotgun sequence genome encodes:
- the f13a1b gene encoding coagulation factor XIII A chain, translating into MSDQGATPTPSPAPPAPTGPPPKVTNRGRTAVPISSSNSDSTDIPEFEPFVLPGPRGFPPMTEYLDIWDVDMMRRPEELNKKQHHTEFFNSDYLIVRRGQEFQVKITFNRAYNPATDKFAVEFVIGSSPQFSKGTYIPVFTAKERPSPWEGRVTDTADNTVTMGITPAADCIVGKYQMFVAVVTPFGIRRTRRDSSRDLYILFNPWVSADAVFLDDENERQECVMTEMGIIYHGAYDDVAERDWNYGQFNYGVLDACLYIMDRSDMPIINRGDPVRVTRKASAMLNSRDDEGVLVGNWSGDYTYGVAPTSWTGSTDILLSYANSKMPVCYAQCWVYAAVFNTFLRCLGIPSRVVTNFYSAHDNDGNLKTDIILDENGRIDRGRTRDSIWNYHCWNECYMSRPDLPTGFGGWQVVDATPQETSDGMYRCGPASVKAIKHGQICFPFDAAFVFAEVNSDVVFYSRSKDGTMEPVKVNRTHVGRMVVTKTPGDVTRRDISDQYKFPEGSTEERTVLEKAEEYGCQREKSNPPVADVDLVLPTLEISVGDNFELSLEFINRSTQRRTVDAYISGSVVYYTGVTSYEFLFRNPTVKIGPNQSVKESMMVESKNYMKHLVEQANLHFIATGKVKETGQIVTAMKVVTLHNPKLTVTVSDSGKVNEEMTATVEFTNPFTFSLESVYIRMEGPGIMLPKSKYYSLIPGSSSLTWTEFFTPQRAGRSRVIASLDCSAVRQVSGQASVTIEP; encoded by the exons ATGTCTGATCAAGGTGCCACCCCGACCCCCTCTCCTGCCCCCCCTGCTCCCACGGGACCCCCTCCGAAGGTTACGAACCGCGGCCGCACCGCAGTTCCCATCTCCAGCTCCAACTCTGACTCAACGGACATACCTGAGTTTGAGCCCTTTGTTTTACCGGGCCCGAGAGGATTTCCACCTATGACTG AGTATCTTGACATCTGGGACGTGGACATGATGAGGAGGCCAGAAGAGCTGAACAAGAAGCAACACCACACTGAGTTTTTCAACTCGGACTATCTCATCGTCCGTCGAGGACAAGAGTTCCAGGTCAAGATTACCTTCAACCGTGCCTACAATCCTGCTACAGACAAGTTCGCTGTGGAGTTTGTCATCG GCTCCAGCCCGCAGTTCAGCAAAGGCACCTATATTCCTGTCTTCACTGCCAAGGAGCGTCCAAGCCCCTGGGAAGGCCGCGTCACAGACACCGCCGACAACACAGTCACCATGGGCATCACTCCTGCGGCAGATTGCATTGTGGGGAAGTACCAGATGTTCGTAGCTGTGGTGACGCCCTTCGGCATCCGCAGGACCAGACGGGACAGCAGCCGAGACCTCTACATCCTATTCAATCCCTGGGTGTCAG CTGATGCTGTGTTTCTAGATGACGAGAACGAGAGGCAAGAGTGTGTGATGACTGAGATGGGGATCATCTACCACGGCGCCTACGACGACGTGGCTGAGAGAGACTGGAACTATGGACAG TTTAACTATGGAGTCCTGGATGCCTGTCTGTACATCATGGACCGGTCTGACATGCCCATCATCAACAGAGGAGACCCCGTCAGGGTGACCAGAAAGGCCTCTGCTATG CTGAACTCTCGTGATGACGAGGGCGTGCTGGTGGGGAACTGGAGTGGCGACTACACCTATGGAGTGGCGCCTACTTCCTGGACTGGCAGCACAGACATCCTTCTCAGCTACGCCAACAGCAAGATGCCTGTCTGCTACGCTCAGTGCTGGGTCTACGCTGCCGTCTTTAACACCT TCCTGCGCTGTCTGGGCATCCCATCGCGGGTCGTCACCAACTTCTACTCCGCTCACGACAACGATGGAAACCTGAAGACCGACATCATCCTGGATGAGAACGGCAGGATCGACCGCGGTCGCACCAGAGACTCTATCTG GAACTATCACTGCTGGAATGAGTGCTACATGTCCAGACCAGACCTCCCGACTGGCTTTGGAGGCTGGCAGGTTGTGGATGCAACACCACAGGAGACCAGCGATg GCATGTACAGATGTGGTCCTGCATCAGTTAAGGCCATAAAACATGGGCAGATATGCTTTCCATTTGATGCTGCCTTTGTGTTTGCTGAG GTCAACAGCGATGTGGTGTTTTATTCCCGGAGTAAAGATGGGACCATGGAGCCGGTCAAAGTGAACCGGACTCATGTTGGCCGCATGGTTGTGACCAAAACTCCAGGAGACGTGACCCGCCGCGACATCAGCGATCAATACAAGTTCCCTGAAG GTAGTACAGAGGAGCGGACTGTCCTGGAGAAAGCAGAGGAATACGGCTGTCAGCGAGAGAAGTCCAACCCTCCTGTGGCGGACGTTGACCTGGTCTTGCCCACCCTGGAGATCAGCGTGGGCGACAACTTCGAACTGAGCCTGGAGTTCATAAACCGCAGCACCCAGCGCCGCACCGTGGACGCCTACATCAGCGGGAGTGTGGTGTATTACACCGGAGTCACCAGCTACGAGTTCCTGTTCAGGAATCCCACAGTGAAGATTGGTCCCAACCAAA gtgtgaaGGAGTCTATGATGGTCGAGTCtaagaactacatgaagcatcTGGTGGAACAGGCCAACCTTCACTTCATTGCTACTGGGAAGGTCAAGGAGACCGGCCAGATCGTCACCGCCATGAAAGTTGTCACCCTGCACAATCCCAAACTCACCGTCACG GTGTCTGATAGCGGCAAAGTTAATGAAGAGATGACAGCGACTGTGGAGTTTACAAACCCTTTCACCTTCAGCCTGGAGAGCGTCTACATTCGCATGGAAGGACCCGGAATCATGCTGCCCAAGTCCAAATATTACAG TCTGATCCCAGGAAGCTCCTCCCTGACCTGGACCGAGTTTTTCACCCCGCAGAGGGCTGGCAGAAGCAGGGTGATTGCTTCTCTGGACTGCTCTGCTGTCAGGCAGGTGTCCGGCCAGGCGTCCGTCACCATCGAGCCCTGA